In Rhea pennata isolate bPtePen1 chromosome 22, bPtePen1.pri, whole genome shotgun sequence, a single genomic region encodes these proteins:
- the LOC134149970 gene encoding protein-arginine deiminase type-1-like — MPQRQVVQMSTSHARYAVCVLGTEIVLDVHRSTPKGAASFEVHATSAVTVHVIHNPVTKPMNTSQWPLDCDIEIVVTIDVTSRAVNDNKVKISYYGWEGNELAVAWLYLTCVDVSLDVDLSRNGRVKSKEKDKAKWTWGPDGQGAVLLVNCDRDSPSSVGMDNSCTEMRTSTDLQDMSVMILRTQGPSAVFADYQLVLHVPESDADKVRVFHAIRRDSRLQYKPVLGPNKLSYVLDHISRGDSTFYVEGLSFPDADFSGLVYFSVSLLEYSPSTPIFTDTVVFRVAPWIMTPNTQQPVEVFVCSIEEGINSNDVFLEGLQVLLRKANCKLTICSEVESRSDRWIQDELEFGYVEAPHKTFPVVFDSPRNRGLRDFAFKKILGPDFGYVTREPPGKNTSSLDSFGNLDVSPPVTVRGKEYPLGRILIGSTLPWASGRRMSKVVRDFLYAQKVQAPLEVYSEWLSVGHLDEFLTFVPANDRKGFRLLLASPNACYKLFKEKQKQGYGDATQLIGLKDVERITIDKLLADEKLKNDNKHAQRCIDWNRDLLKKELGLSEHDIIDIPQLFLLKESRADALFPDMVNMLVLGKHLGIPKPFGPVIGGRCCLEEKVRSLLEPLGLTCTFINDYFSYHVLSGDIHCGTNVRRQPFSFKWWHVVP, encoded by the exons ATGCCACAACGTCAAGTCGTGCAGATGTCCACCAGTCACGCCCGCTATGCTGTCTGCGTGCTGGGCACCGAGATCGTCCTGGATGTACACCG atCTACTCCCAAAGGTGCTGCATCATTTGAAGTCCATGCCACCTCTGCAGTTACAGTCCATGTCATCCACAACCCCGTGACAAAACCCATGAATACTTCCCAATGGCCTCTGGATTGTGATATAGAGATTGTGGTGACCATTGATGTCACCAGCAGAGCTGTCAATGACAATAAG GTCAAGATTTCATACTACGGATGGGAAGGAAATGAACTTGCTGTGGCTTGGTTGTATCTCACCTGTGTAG ACGTGTCCCTGGATGTTGATTTGAGCCGTAACGGCAGAgtgaagagcaaagaaaaggacAAG GCAAAATGGACGTGGGGCCCAGATGGGCAAGGCGCCGTGCTGCTGGTGAACTGCGACAGGGACAGCCCCAGCTCCGTGGGGATGGACAACAGTTGCACGGAGATGCGGACCAGCACAG ACCTTCAAGATATGTCTGTTATGATCCTGAGGACTCAAGGCCCCAGCGCTGTCTTTGCTGACTATCAGTTGGTCCTTCATGTCCCCGAGTCGGATGCCGACAAAGTGAGAGTTTTCCATGCTATTC GTCGTGACTCACGCCTCCAGTATAAACCTGTATTGGGTCCGAATAAGCTGTCCTATGTGCTAGACCACATTAGCAGAGGAGACAGTACTTTCTACGTGGAAGGACTTTCTTTCCCAGACGCTGACTTCTCTGGGCTGGTTTACTTCAGCGTCAGCTTGCTGGAG TATTCACCGAGCACCCCGATTTTCACTGATACAGTGGTTTTCCGTGTGGCACCCTGGATAATGACCCCAAACACCCAGCAGCCTGTGGAGGTTTTTGTCTGCAG CATTGAGGAGGGCATAAACTCCAACGACGTCTTTCTGGAGGGTCTCCAAGTCCTGCTGAGGAAAGCCAACTGCAAGCTGACCATCTGCTCAGAGGTCGAAAGCCGGAGTGACCGCTGGATCCAG GACGAGCTGGAGTTTGGCTACGTGGAAGCACCTCATAAGACGTTCCCTGTGGTCTTCGACTCACCCAGAAACAGAGGCCTGAGGgactttgcttttaaaaagatcCTG GGCCCCGATTTTGGCTACGTAACCCGAGAGCCCCCTGGAAAAAACACTTCGAGCCTTGACTCTTTCGGGAACCTTGACGTGAGCCCACCGGTGACTGTGCGAGGGAAGGAGTATCCCTTAGGAAGGATCCTCATTGGGAGCACCCTTCCTTG GGCCTCCGGCCGGCGGATGTCAAAGGTAGTGAGAGATTTCCTCTACGCCCAGAAAGTGCAGGCGCCCCTGGAAGTCTACTCGGAGTGGCTGAGCGTGGGCCACTTGGACGAATTCCTGACGTTTGTCCCTGCTAATGATAGGAAG GGTTTCCGGCTCCTCTTGGCCAGTCCCAACGCCTGTTACAAGCTCTTCAAGGAGAAGCAAAAGCAGGGTTATGGCGATGCCACCCAGCTCATTG GGCTGAAGGACGTGGAGCGGATAACCATCGACAAGCTCCTGGCAGATGAGAAGCTGAAGAACGACAACAAGCACGCGCAG cgCTGCATCGACTGGAACCGAGACCTCCTCAAGAAGGAGCTGGGGCTGAGCGAGCATGACATCATCGACATCCCCCAGCTCTTCTTGCTCAAGGAGTCCCGAGCGGACGCCCTCTTCCCGGACATG GTGAACATGCTGGTGCTGGGCAAGCACCTGGGCATCCCCAAGCCCTTCGGACCGGTCATCGGTGGCCGGTGCTGCCTGGAGGAGAAGGTCCGCTCACTGCTGGAGCCCCTGGGGCTCACCTGCACCTTCATCAATGACTACTTCTCCTACCACGTGCTCTCTGGAGACATCCACTGCGGCACCAACGTGCGCCGCCAGCCCTTCTCCTTCAAGTGGTGGCACGTGGTGCCCTGA
- the LOC134150116 gene encoding protein-arginine deiminase type-1-like has protein sequence MAQQRLVQLSAQRPTSTVCALGTELCVDVGGAAPKDAACFHAQGTAGVKLYVVHGAQTVKLPSSVSRWPLGAGVELLVAAEELSKDVGDEKVRVSYFGAGGGVPVGRAVLYITCVDVSLDADGSRSGVVSKTLADKRAWTWGPEGHGAILLVNCGHQQPAPGPGESRQPAGRTYRELKEASQVVLRARGPRAVFAGHRLVLHVSFGDADKLGVFHGANSVSPEEYKHVLGGEKLSYAVKPSRHQEENVFYVEGLRFPDVGFAGLLSLHATLLESPEQGLPETPVYTDTVVFRVAPWIATPNTLAPVELYVGSVATNQDFVAAVSALAERAGCPITVCPPAENRRDRWSQDEMEFGYVQAPHKTLPVVFDSPRGRGLEDFPAERILGPDVGYVAREGVSELDSFGNLEVSPPVTARGKEFPLGRVLVGSSFPRFGGRRMVKAVRDFVMAQEVQAPVELFSDWLALGHVNEFLTFVPAPDRQGFRLLLASPSACYRLLKEKRDEGYGKVVAFEGLKGVPKATVEELLADEALRQYNAFAQSCVSWNRDILKRELGLGEADIVDVPQLYMDGGDMGARAFFPAMVNMLVLGKYLGIPKPFGPVIGGRCCLEEKVRSLLEPLGLTCTFIAASSSSHAPAAAGCRGTNVRRQPFSFKWWHVVP, from the exons ATGGCCCAGCAGCGCCTCGTGCAGCTCTCGGCGCAGCGCCCCACCAGCACCGTCTGCGCGCTGGGCACCGAGCTCTGCGTCGACGTCGGCGG GGCAGCGCCCAAGGATGCCGCCTGCTTCCACGCCCAGGGCACCGCCGGCGTGAAGCTCTACGTGGTGCATGGCGCGCAGACCGTGAAGCTGCCGTCGAGCGTGTCCCGCTGGCCCCTGGGCGCTGGCGTGGAGCTGCTGGTGGCGGCGGAGGAGCTCAGCAAGGATGTTGGCGATGAGAAG GTCCGCGTCTCCTACttcggggcgggcggcggggtgCCCGTGGGCCGAGCCGTGCTCTACATCACCTGCGTGG ACGTCTCCCTGGACGCCGACGGGAGCCGCAGCGGAGTGGTGAGCAAGACGCTGGCGGACAAG cGTGCCTGGACCTGGGGGCCCGAGGGCCACGGAGCCATCCTGCTGGTCAACTGTGGCCACCAGcagcccgcgcccggcccgggggaGAGCCGCCAGCCTGCCGGGCGCACCTACCGGG AGCTGAAGGAGGCGTCGCAGGTGGTGCTGCGTGCGCGAGGTCCTCGCGCCGTCTTCGCCGGCCACCGGCTCGTCCTGCATGTGAGCTTCGGCGACGCCGACAAACTCGGCGTTTTCCACGGCGCCA ACAGCGTCTCGCCGGAGGAGTACAAGCACGTCCTGGGCGGCGAGAAGCTCTCCTACGCCGTGAAGCCCAGCCGGCACCAGGAGGAGAACGTCTTCTACGTGGAAGGGCTCCGCTTCCCGGACGTCGGCTTTGCCGGGCTGCTCTCCTTGCACGCCACGCTCCTGGAGAGCCCGGAGCAG GGCCTGCCGGAGACGCCTGTCTACACGGACACGGTGGTTTTCCGCGTGGCGCCTTGGATCGCGACGCCCAACACGCTGGCGCCCGTTGAGCTCTACGTGGGCAG CGTGGCCACCAACCAGGACTTCGTGGCCGCCGTGAGCGCCCTGGCCGAGCGAGCCGGCTGCCCCATCACCGTCTGCCCGCCGGCAGAGAACCGCCGCGACCGCTGGAGCCAG GACGAGATGGAGTTCGGCTACGTGCAAGCTCCCCATAAGACGTTGCCCGTGGTCTTCGActcgccccgcggccgggggctcGAGGACTTCCCCGCCGAGCGCATCCTG GGCCCCGACGTCGGCTACGTGGCCCGGGAAGGCGTCTCCGAGCTCGACTCCTTCGGGAACCTGGAGGTGAGCCCACCCGTGACGGCGCGGGGCAAGGAGTTCCCGCTGGGACGCGTCCTGGTGGGCAGCAGCTTCCCCAG GTTCGGCGGCCGGAGGATGGTGAAGGCCGTCAGGGACTTCGTGATGGCCCAGGAGGTGCAGGCGCCCGTGGAGCTCTTCTCCGACTGGCTCGCCCTTGGCCACGTCAATGAGTTCCTCACCTTCGTCCCAGCTCCCGACCGGCAG ggtTTCCGGCTGCTCTTGgccagccccagcgcctgctACCGCCTGCTCAAGGAGAAGCGGGACGAGGGCTACGGCAAGGTGGTCGCGTTCGAGG GGCTGAAGGGGGTCCCCAAGGCCACCGTTGAGGAGCTGTTGGCCGACGAGGCGCTGCGGCAGTACAACGCCTTCGCCCAG AGCTGCGTCAGCTGGAACAGGGACATCCTCAAGAGGGAGCTGGGCCTCGGTGAGGCCGACATCGTGGACGTGCCACAGCTCTACATGGATGGTGGAGACATGGGTGCCAGGGCCTTCTTCCCTGCCATG GTGAACATGCTGGTGCTGGGCAAATACCTGGGCATCCCCAAGCCCTTCGGACCGGTCATCGGTGGCCGGTGCTGCCTGGAGGAGAAGGTCCGCTCACTGCTGGAGCCCCTGGGGCTCACCTGCACCTTCAtcgccgcctcctcctcctcccacgcGCCGGCCGCTGCCGGCTGCCGGGGCACCAACGTGCGCCGCCAGCCCTTCTCCTTCAAGTGGTGGCACGTGGTGCCCTGA